The Engystomops pustulosus chromosome 1, aEngPut4.maternal, whole genome shotgun sequence genome has a window encoding:
- the LOC140128496 gene encoding uncharacterized protein isoform X2 yields MATSQNYYTDDEESLTISETTISSLQLSQQGESSEEDPGHGPEYDAELQWLISSLCDTPDQGDSDNGHCFQNDPRWGPGEERPEPEGDPEGRLLGTAWCSCTLCHTMPSVSESFCCKESEELHELPCVNEKCITENAGFIEQCTLKEHLQRFITFLRPQHRHYYDINDNRALRLASYRCFTMWVHGILGKHNRVPIPACVICKIRDLYPDPNGQYTGFQYYFDVNPDLFDMDLNF; encoded by the exons ATG GCAACAAGTCAAAATTATTACACGGATGATGAAGAATCTTTGACCATATCAGAAACTACAATTTCTTCTTTACAg CTGTCTCAGCAAGGGGAATCAAGCGAGGAAGACCCTGGCCACGGTCCAGAATATGATGCG GAACTACAGTGGCTAATATCAAGTCTATGTGatacacctgaccaaggggattcAGATAATGGACATTGCTTCCAAAATGATCCTCGTTGGGGCCCTGGGGAAGAAAGACCAGAACCAGAGGGGGATCCTGAAGGAAGACTTCTTGGCACAGCCTGGTGTTCCTGTACCCTTTGTCACACTATGCCAAGTGTATCTGAAAGTTTTTGTTGCAAAGAATCTGAGGAATTACACGAACTTCCATGTgtaaatgaaaaatgtattactGAAAATGCTGGCTTCATAGAGCAGTGTACTTTAAAAGAACACTTGCAAAGGTTTATCACCTTCCTCAGACCCCAACATCGCCATTATTATGACATAAATGATAACCG AGCATTGCGTCTGGCCTCATATCGCTGTTTCACCATGTGGGTACATGGCATTTTGGGGAAACATAACAGAGTCCCTATTCCAGCATGTGTCATATGCAAAATCAGAGACCTTTACCCAGATCCAAATGGACAATACACAGGTTTCCAATATTACTTTGATGTTAATCCAGATTTATTTGATATGGACCTAAACTTCTGA
- the LOC140128496 gene encoding uncharacterized protein isoform X1: MLLVGLCLQATSQNYYTDDEESLTISETTISSLQLSQQGESSEEDPGHGPEYDAELQWLISSLCDTPDQGDSDNGHCFQNDPRWGPGEERPEPEGDPEGRLLGTAWCSCTLCHTMPSVSESFCCKESEELHELPCVNEKCITENAGFIEQCTLKEHLQRFITFLRPQHRHYYDINDNRALRLASYRCFTMWVHGILGKHNRVPIPACVICKIRDLYPDPNGQYTGFQYYFDVNPDLFDMDLNF, translated from the exons ATGCTTCTTGTTGGGCTGTGTTTACAG GCAACAAGTCAAAATTATTACACGGATGATGAAGAATCTTTGACCATATCAGAAACTACAATTTCTTCTTTACAg CTGTCTCAGCAAGGGGAATCAAGCGAGGAAGACCCTGGCCACGGTCCAGAATATGATGCG GAACTACAGTGGCTAATATCAAGTCTATGTGatacacctgaccaaggggattcAGATAATGGACATTGCTTCCAAAATGATCCTCGTTGGGGCCCTGGGGAAGAAAGACCAGAACCAGAGGGGGATCCTGAAGGAAGACTTCTTGGCACAGCCTGGTGTTCCTGTACCCTTTGTCACACTATGCCAAGTGTATCTGAAAGTTTTTGTTGCAAAGAATCTGAGGAATTACACGAACTTCCATGTgtaaatgaaaaatgtattactGAAAATGCTGGCTTCATAGAGCAGTGTACTTTAAAAGAACACTTGCAAAGGTTTATCACCTTCCTCAGACCCCAACATCGCCATTATTATGACATAAATGATAACCG AGCATTGCGTCTGGCCTCATATCGCTGTTTCACCATGTGGGTACATGGCATTTTGGGGAAACATAACAGAGTCCCTATTCCAGCATGTGTCATATGCAAAATCAGAGACCTTTACCCAGATCCAAATGGACAATACACAGGTTTCCAATATTACTTTGATGTTAATCCAGATTTATTTGATATGGACCTAAACTTCTGA